One Desulfovibrio fairfieldensis genomic window carries:
- a CDS encoding dicarboxylate/amino acid:cation symporter, translating to MSGKRRISLPTQMGIGMVLGIMAGASAQYWNMDPQWFKPLGQLFINLVRMVVVPLVLATLVAGAASVGDIGRLGRVAGKTLVYYFASTAVAIIIGLILANIFQPGLGLDLSTTGLKAKDVVPPSLTQVLLGIVPINPVEALSKGNMLQIIFFAVLLGFSLSICGEKVRVVTAFFDGMAEVMIRVTSMVMLYAPIGVFGLMAYTVATHGLEVLLPLIKLVAVMYLACILQILLVYFPCVKFSGVRPGHFLRGISEPLLIAFTTCSSAAALSSNLMSVQKLGASRSVSSFSIPLGNTINMDGAAIYMGIVAIFAAEIYGIPMPLDKQLTVVLMALLASIGSMGVPGAALIMITMVFTQVGIPLEAIALVAGVDRVMDMARTTINVLGDATGAIVVSRLETDMDPARGAAMNV from the coding sequence ATGAGCGGGAAAAGGAGAATAAGTTTGCCGACCCAGATGGGCATCGGCATGGTTTTGGGCATCATGGCGGGCGCATCCGCCCAGTACTGGAACATGGACCCGCAGTGGTTCAAACCCCTGGGGCAGTTGTTCATCAACCTTGTGCGCATGGTGGTGGTGCCGCTGGTGTTGGCTACGCTGGTGGCGGGCGCGGCCAGCGTGGGGGACATCGGCCGCCTGGGCCGCGTGGCAGGAAAAACCCTGGTTTATTATTTCGCCAGCACAGCCGTGGCCATCATCATCGGCCTGATCCTCGCCAATATCTTTCAGCCGGGTCTGGGGCTTGATCTTTCCACCACCGGCCTCAAGGCCAAGGACGTGGTCCCTCCGAGTCTCACCCAAGTGCTGCTCGGCATCGTGCCTATCAATCCTGTTGAGGCCCTGAGCAAGGGCAATATGCTGCAAATTATTTTCTTTGCCGTGTTGCTGGGTTTTTCCCTCAGTATCTGCGGCGAAAAAGTCAGGGTCGTCACGGCGTTTTTTGACGGCATGGCCGAAGTGATGATCCGCGTGACCTCCATGGTCATGCTTTATGCGCCCATCGGTGTTTTCGGGCTTATGGCCTATACCGTCGCCACCCACGGGCTGGAAGTGCTGCTGCCGCTCATCAAGCTGGTGGCCGTCATGTATCTGGCCTGCATCCTGCAAATACTGCTGGTCTATTTTCCCTGCGTGAAGTTCAGCGGCGTCAGGCCCGGACATTTCCTGCGCGGCATCAGCGAGCCCCTGCTCATTGCCTTTACCACCTGCTCCAGCGCGGCGGCCCTCTCCTCCAACCTCATGAGCGTGCAGAAGCTCGGAGCCTCCCGGAGCGTCTCCAGCTTCTCCATCCCCCTGGGCAATACCATCAATATGGACGGGGCCGCCATCTACATGGGCATCGTGGCCATTTTCGCGGCTGAGATCTACGGCATCCCCATGCCGCTGGACAAGCAGCTGACCGTCGTCCTTATGGCGCTTCTGGCCTCCATCGGCTCCATGGGCGTGCCGGGGGCGGCGCTGATCATGATCACCATGGTCTTCACGCAGGTGGGCATTCCCTTGGAAGCCATCGCCCTGGTGGCCGGGGTGGACCGGGTCATGGACATGGCGCGCACCACCATCAATGTGCTGGGCGATGCCACGGGGGCCATTGTGGTTTCGCGTTTGGAAACGGATATGGACCCCGCGCGCGGGGCGGCCATGAACGTCTGA
- a CDS encoding 3-dehydroquinate synthase II family protein, giving the protein MSRIYFRCAPFDKGQVTLALESGVDGVIVPRDHVERVAALSRCPVWADEDVAVAALTVKADEEAVLARLKNGERVVLARGWEVIPVENLLAQSDAVLAEAGSLDEARLAAGILERGVDGIVVRPEALGELKAIVAQCKLSQGREHLLPGVITRVEPVGLGHRVCADTLSLLRRGQGMLVGNSSAFTFLVHAETEHNEYVAARPFRVNAGAVHAYTRLPHDKTTYLGELRAGQEVLIVGADGETSVATLGRVKIEVRPMLLIEARVECEGGTKTGAIFLQNAETIRLTGPDGTPLSVVGLKPGDTVLCRIDEAGRHFGMRVREEIREV; this is encoded by the coding sequence ATGTCCCGCATCTATTTCCGTTGCGCGCCCTTTGACAAAGGGCAGGTCACTCTGGCTCTGGAATCCGGCGTGGACGGCGTCATCGTGCCGCGCGACCATGTGGAGCGGGTGGCGGCGCTGTCGCGCTGCCCGGTCTGGGCCGACGAGGACGTGGCCGTGGCGGCGCTCACGGTCAAGGCTGACGAGGAGGCCGTGCTGGCCCGTCTCAAAAACGGCGAACGCGTGGTGCTGGCGCGCGGCTGGGAGGTCATCCCGGTCGAGAATCTGCTGGCCCAGAGCGACGCGGTGCTGGCCGAAGCCGGGAGCCTGGACGAGGCCCGCCTGGCCGCGGGCATCCTGGAGCGCGGCGTGGACGGCATCGTGGTGCGGCCCGAAGCTCTCGGCGAGCTCAAGGCCATCGTGGCCCAGTGCAAGCTCTCCCAGGGCCGCGAGCATCTGCTGCCCGGCGTGATTACCCGCGTGGAACCCGTGGGCCTGGGGCACCGGGTCTGCGCGGACACCCTCTCCCTGCTGCGCCGGGGCCAGGGCATGCTGGTGGGCAATTCCAGCGCCTTCACCTTTCTGGTGCACGCCGAAACCGAACACAACGAATATGTGGCCGCGCGGCCCTTCCGGGTCAATGCCGGAGCCGTGCACGCCTACACGCGCCTGCCCCACGACAAGACCACCTATCTGGGCGAACTGCGCGCCGGGCAGGAAGTGCTCATCGTGGGCGCGGACGGCGAAACCAGCGTGGCGACTCTGGGCCGGGTCAAGATTGAGGTGCGGCCCATGCTCCTGATCGAAGCCCGGGTGGAATGTGAGGGCGGCACCAAAACCGGCGCCATCTTCCTCCAGAACGCGGAAACCATCCGGCTCACGGGCCCGGACGGCACGCCGCTGAGCGTGGTGGGCCTCAAGCCCGGCGATACGGTGCTCTGCCGCATCGACGAGGCGGGCCGTCATTTCGGCATGCGCGTGCGCGAAGAAATCCGGGAGGTCTAG
- a CDS encoding MFS transporter, whose protein sequence is MFYGWKISLLSMGGNFMLQGSVLYCMNAFMEPLCEVHGWTRAGLNLSMGFAALMGQLAMPLAAAISARCSLRRLMALGALAGGAATAVMGLTGNILLYTLLFTVAWVCTQFCGGVVGNALMNNWFHHYRGRAFGLANAGTSLSGVALPFLSLVLIRHFDAGTAYLVLGLLTCALAPLAWFLVRDTPRAMHLHPDGRRREPRRPRRPPAEVSFSGMLHEPRAWFLGLAFGMALMAGSSIMSQMKPRFADLGLEAYPAMLLACAAALFAALAKYAWGWVCDRFTPLFAARLVMLCSAASLGLCFLPPGIWSMTAFSLSFGGCIGGLWTILPAVVSYFFGNGNFLPSYKFISIFIILRSAGFPVMGLSHDLTGSYAASDVIFGVSLLASLGLTLLLRESEAVESAARRHAAATPERVR, encoded by the coding sequence GTGTTTTACGGATGGAAGATCAGCCTGCTTTCCATGGGCGGCAACTTTATGCTGCAGGGCAGCGTGCTCTACTGCATGAACGCCTTCATGGAACCCTTGTGCGAGGTTCATGGCTGGACACGGGCGGGACTCAATCTCAGTATGGGCTTTGCCGCGCTTATGGGACAACTGGCCATGCCTCTGGCCGCCGCGATTTCCGCCCGCTGCTCCCTGCGGCGGCTCATGGCCCTGGGGGCGCTGGCGGGCGGCGCTGCCACGGCGGTCATGGGCCTTACCGGGAACATCCTGCTCTATACCCTGCTGTTCACCGTCGCCTGGGTCTGCACCCAGTTCTGCGGCGGGGTGGTGGGCAACGCCCTTATGAATAACTGGTTTCATCATTACCGGGGCCGGGCCTTCGGCCTGGCCAACGCGGGGACGTCCCTTTCCGGTGTGGCGCTGCCGTTTCTGAGCCTGGTGCTGATCCGGCATTTTGACGCGGGCACGGCCTATCTGGTTCTGGGCCTGCTGACCTGCGCTCTGGCTCCCCTGGCTTGGTTTCTGGTGCGCGACACGCCCCGGGCCATGCATCTGCACCCCGACGGCAGGCGGCGCGAGCCCCGGCGTCCCAGGCGGCCTCCCGCGGAGGTTTCGTTTTCCGGCATGCTGCATGAGCCGCGAGCATGGTTCCTGGGCCTGGCCTTCGGCATGGCTCTTATGGCCGGTTCGTCGATCATGAGCCAGATGAAGCCGCGTTTCGCGGATCTGGGGCTGGAGGCGTACCCGGCCATGCTGCTGGCCTGCGCCGCGGCGCTGTTCGCGGCCCTGGCCAAATACGCCTGGGGCTGGGTCTGCGACCGGTTCACACCACTCTTCGCCGCGCGTCTGGTCATGCTGTGCAGTGCGGCGAGCCTGGGCCTCTGCTTTCTGCCGCCCGGCATCTGGAGCATGACGGCTTTCAGCCTGAGCTTCGGCGGCTGCATCGGCGGTCTGTGGACCATTCTGCCCGCCGTGGTTTCCTACTTTTTCGGCAACGGCAATTTTCTGCCGTCCTACAAGTTTATTTCCATCTTCATCATTCTGCGCAGCGCGGGCTTTCCCGTCATGGGACTTTCCCATGACCTTACCGGCAGCTACGCCGCCTCGGACGTCATTTTCGGCGTGAGCCTGCTGGCCTCGCTGGGCCTGACGCTGCTGCTGCGCGAAAGCGAGGCCGTGGAAAGCGCCGCGCGCAGGCATGCGGCGGCAACGCCGGAACGGGTCAGATAA
- a CDS encoding sensor domain-containing diguanylate cyclase, with amino-acid sequence MKYILRHIKLIVCCIIILGFACVTLESHRAYKQVFDHNIRSISELGSLTIYHEIDKALSMPVAVSLSMANDSFLQAWLEEEQKRPGDAAHIRQLQNYLAGLQKKFKYNSVFVVSEASRTYFHYEGKSGKTISPRNARDAWYYGFVNSGRLYGLDVDMDEADHNALTVFVNCRIDDDNGKLLGVLGVGMKMHRLQDILTSYERRFALKAFLVNDEGVIQVASDSALIEKRNLFATPPLSELKNKLLGHKDETEGRWSGLGSRNICMLSRYVGTLGWYLIVEKDTSPLRSAFRIQLIQSAATALLVIAAVLLLISYLMNRHSSMLQKLAVTDKLTSLPNRGALGDIISREVEAARDWKRTCHAFLFDVDFFKQINDRHGHLTGDRVLVLAARLARENAGEDGMVARWGGDEFFGLIHADAEESRALLERLLAAVREHPELRELGVSLSIGMTRIEETDDVDSLVSRADEALYHSKNDGRDRLSFI; translated from the coding sequence ATGAAATATATTCTGCGCCACATCAAACTCATTGTCTGCTGCATCATCATCCTGGGTTTCGCCTGCGTCACGCTGGAAAGCCACCGCGCCTACAAGCAGGTTTTCGACCACAACATCCGCAGCATCTCGGAACTCGGCTCCCTGACCATCTATCATGAAATCGACAAGGCCCTGAGCATGCCCGTGGCCGTTTCCCTGTCCATGGCCAACGACAGCTTTCTGCAGGCCTGGCTTGAGGAGGAGCAAAAGCGCCCCGGCGACGCCGCGCATATCCGGCAATTACAGAATTATCTGGCGGGACTGCAAAAAAAATTCAAATACAATTCCGTCTTTGTTGTTTCCGAGGCCAGCCGGACCTATTTTCATTATGAAGGCAAATCCGGCAAAACCATCTCCCCGCGCAACGCCCGCGACGCCTGGTACTATGGCTTTGTGAACAGCGGCCGCCTCTACGGTCTGGACGTGGATATGGATGAGGCGGACCACAATGCGCTCACGGTCTTCGTCAACTGCCGCATCGACGACGACAACGGCAAGCTGCTGGGCGTCCTGGGCGTGGGCATGAAGATGCACCGCCTCCAGGACATCCTGACTTCCTATGAGCGGCGTTTCGCGCTCAAGGCCTTTCTGGTCAACGACGAGGGCGTGATTCAGGTCGCTTCGGACAGCGCGCTGATTGAGAAACGCAATCTCTTCGCCACACCGCCGCTGTCCGAACTCAAGAACAAACTGCTTGGTCACAAGGATGAAACCGAGGGGCGCTGGTCCGGCCTGGGTTCCCGGAACATCTGCATGCTGTCCCGTTATGTGGGCACTCTGGGCTGGTACCTGATTGTGGAAAAGGATACTTCCCCGCTCCGGAGCGCGTTCAGAATCCAGCTGATCCAAAGCGCGGCCACGGCCCTGCTGGTGATCGCCGCCGTTCTGCTGCTCATTTCCTATCTCATGAACCGCCACAGCAGCATGCTGCAGAAACTCGCGGTCACGGACAAACTGACCTCCCTGCCCAACCGGGGCGCGCTGGGCGACATCATCAGCCGGGAGGTGGAGGCCGCCCGCGACTGGAAGCGGACCTGCCACGCCTTTCTGTTCGACGTGGACTTCTTCAAACAGATCAACGACCGGCACGGGCACCTGACCGGTGACCGCGTGCTGGTGCTGGCGGCCCGGCTGGCCCGCGAAAATGCGGGCGAAGACGGCATGGTGGCGCGCTGGGGCGGCGATGAGTTCTTCGGCCTGATCCACGCTGACGCGGAAGAGAGCCGTGCCCTGCTGGAGCGGCTGCTGGCCGCCGTGCGCGAGCACCCGGAACTCAGGGAGCTGGGTGTTTCCTTGAGCATCGGCATGACCCGCATTGAAGAGACGGACGATGTGGACAGCCTGGTCTCACGCGCGGACGAGGCCCTGTACCATTCCAAAAACGACGGCCGGGACCGTCTCTCCTTTATCTGA
- the pheA gene encoding prephenate dehydratase translates to MDDAKAHWPQGRDTENGMEGAQRLAAIRKEIDSVDLELLRLFNRRADLSLEVGRIKATESGIIFKPLREREVLDGLAAKNPGPLPEEHLRAIWREIFSSSRALQRPQNVAYLGPEGTFSYFAGVEYLGHAASFHPCGDITQIFEEVSSGQCELGVVPLENSLQGTVGVSFDLFLKHEVFIQAELFSRISHCLLSNAPALAAVRTVYSHPQPLAQCGGWLRAHLPGAALIPVESTAAAAQRAAGQPDAAAIGHGKLADMLGLGVLARRIEDEPGNWTRFVIIGPKSAQPGQNGVAPRPMPGHTGADKTSLLFTLPDKAGSLSTVLDLLAGNDINMRKLESRPLRGQCWKYVFFADVESDLEDPRHAALLERLRNACTSFRILGSYPTGPQLDRMSLSGDDASDEQGM, encoded by the coding sequence ATGGACGACGCCAAGGCACATTGGCCCCAGGGCCGGGATACGGAAAACGGAATGGAGGGCGCGCAACGCCTGGCCGCCATCCGCAAGGAAATCGACAGCGTGGATCTGGAGCTGCTCCGGCTTTTCAACCGCCGCGCGGACCTGAGCCTGGAAGTGGGCCGGATCAAGGCCACTGAGTCGGGCATAATCTTCAAGCCGTTGCGCGAGCGCGAAGTGCTCGACGGCTTGGCGGCCAAAAATCCCGGCCCTCTGCCGGAGGAACATCTGCGGGCCATCTGGCGGGAGATCTTCTCTTCCTCGCGCGCCCTGCAACGCCCGCAGAACGTGGCCTATCTGGGGCCGGAAGGCACCTTTTCCTATTTCGCGGGCGTGGAATATCTGGGCCACGCGGCCAGCTTTCACCCCTGCGGAGATATTACCCAGATTTTCGAGGAGGTCAGCTCCGGCCAGTGCGAACTGGGCGTGGTGCCCCTGGAAAATTCCCTCCAAGGCACGGTGGGCGTGAGTTTTGACCTTTTCCTCAAGCACGAGGTTTTCATTCAGGCCGAGCTTTTTTCGCGCATTTCGCACTGCCTGCTGAGCAACGCCCCGGCCCTGGCCGCCGTGCGCACGGTCTATTCCCACCCGCAGCCCCTGGCCCAGTGCGGCGGCTGGCTGCGCGCGCATCTGCCGGGCGCGGCCCTGATCCCGGTGGAATCCACGGCCGCGGCGGCACAGCGCGCGGCGGGCCAGCCGGACGCGGCGGCCATAGGCCACGGCAAACTGGCCGACATGCTCGGTCTGGGCGTGCTGGCCCGGCGCATTGAGGACGAGCCCGGCAACTGGACGCGTTTTGTGATCATCGGTCCCAAATCGGCCCAGCCCGGCCAGAACGGCGTGGCGCCCCGGCCCATGCCCGGCCACACCGGCGCGGACAAAACCTCCCTGCTCTTCACCCTGCCGGACAAGGCCGGTTCCCTTTCCACGGTGCTGGACCTGCTGGCCGGAAATGACATCAACATGCGCAAGCTGGAATCCCGCCCCCTGCGCGGCCAGTGCTGGAAATACGTCTTTTTCGCTGATGTGGAGAGCGATCTGGAAGACCCGCGCCACGCCGCCCTGCTGGAGCGGCTGCGCAACGCCTGCACCAGCTTCCGCATCCTGGGCAGCTATCCCACCGGCCCGCAGCTGGACCGCATGAGTCTCAGCGGGGACGACGCTTCCGACGAACAAGGTATGTAA
- a CDS encoding prephenate dehydrogenase/arogenate dehydrogenase family protein, producing MSPSKNLPGAATPAKTVIIGATGRMGAMLCARSRAAGLTVAGADQPLTPEILAPACAGADLALICVPAAVFEDVLLRVRPHLPSNTVLADITSVKEHPLRQMERLWPGPVVGTHPLFGPQPEPDADQPVAVIPGRNATDKDLALTEGFFTALGCRTFQTTAEKHDQAMARIQNMNFITNLAYFALLAGQEDLLPFLTPSFRRRRNAARKMLTEDAQLFAGLFEANPHSHEAVRQYRQMLNLAAAGDIDLLCRRAQWWWNTK from the coding sequence ATGAGCCCGAGCAAAAACCTCCCCGGCGCGGCTACCCCCGCCAAAACCGTCATCATCGGGGCGACCGGACGCATGGGGGCCATGCTCTGCGCCAGGTCCCGGGCCGCCGGACTGACTGTGGCGGGCGCGGATCAGCCCCTGACGCCGGAGATTCTGGCCCCGGCCTGCGCCGGGGCGGACCTGGCCCTGATCTGCGTGCCCGCCGCCGTGTTCGAGGACGTGCTGTTGCGCGTCCGCCCGCATCTGCCGTCAAATACAGTGCTGGCCGACATTACCTCGGTCAAGGAACACCCCCTGCGCCAGATGGAGCGGCTCTGGCCCGGCCCGGTGGTGGGCACCCATCCCCTTTTCGGCCCCCAACCCGAGCCGGATGCGGACCAGCCCGTGGCCGTGATTCCCGGCCGCAACGCCACGGATAAAGATCTGGCCCTGACCGAGGGCTTTTTCACGGCCCTGGGCTGCCGAACCTTCCAGACCACGGCGGAAAAGCACGACCAGGCCATGGCCCGCATCCAGAACATGAACTTCATCACCAATCTGGCCTATTTCGCCCTGCTGGCCGGGCAGGAGGACCTGCTGCCCTTTCTCACCCCGTCCTTCCGCCGCCGCCGGAACGCGGCGCGCAAGATGCTCACCGAGGACGCGCAGCTCTTCGCCGGCCTGTTCGAGGCCAACCCCCACAGCCACGAGGCCGTGCGCCAGTACCGCCAGATGCTCAATCTGGCCGCTGCCGGAGACATCGACCTGCTCTGCCGCCGCGCCCAGTGGTGGTGGAACACGAAATAG
- a CDS encoding 2-amino-3,7-dideoxy-D-threo-hept-6-ulosonate synthase, with amino-acid sequence MYLGKKVRLERIINRENGRTIIVPMDHGVTLGAVEGLIDMREAVNDMAMGGADAVLMHKGLVRCSHRNAGKDVGLIVHLSASTALSPCGNTKTLVGTVEEGIKHGADCVSVHINLGDPNERLMLTDLGRVAEACDNWHMPLLAMVYARGPQVKNSYDPEVVAHCARVGVELGADIVKVPYTGDIESFSDVVSACCVPVVIAGGERMESTRQILEMVHDSLKAGGAGISVGRNVFQHPSRVNLVKALRSIVHEDADVDQALKVVGE; translated from the coding sequence ATGTACCTCGGCAAAAAAGTCCGTCTGGAGCGCATCATCAATCGTGAGAACGGCCGCACCATCATCGTGCCCATGGACCACGGCGTCACCCTCGGCGCGGTGGAGGGTCTGATCGACATGCGCGAGGCCGTCAACGACATGGCCATGGGCGGCGCGGACGCGGTGCTCATGCACAAGGGCCTGGTGCGCTGCTCCCACCGCAACGCGGGCAAGGACGTGGGCCTCATCGTCCATCTTTCCGCCTCCACGGCCCTCTCGCCCTGCGGCAACACCAAAACCCTGGTGGGCACCGTGGAAGAAGGCATCAAGCACGGCGCGGATTGCGTCTCCGTGCACATCAACCTGGGCGACCCCAACGAGCGCCTGATGCTCACCGACCTGGGCCGGGTGGCCGAAGCCTGCGACAACTGGCATATGCCCCTGTTGGCCATGGTTTACGCGCGCGGCCCGCAGGTGAAGAACAGCTACGATCCCGAAGTGGTGGCCCACTGCGCCCGCGTGGGCGTGGAGTTGGGCGCGGACATCGTCAAGGTGCCCTACACCGGCGACATCGAGAGCTTCTCCGACGTGGTTTCGGCCTGCTGCGTGCCTGTGGTCATCGCGGGCGGCGAACGCATGGAATCCACCCGCCAGATTCTGGAAATGGTCCATGATTCCCTCAAGGCGGGCGGCGCGGGCATTTCCGTGGGCCGCAACGTCTTCCAGCATCCCAGCCGCGTGAATCTGGTCAAGGCCCTGCGCTCCATCGTGCACGAGGACGCCGACGTGGATCAGGCCCTCAAGGTCGTGGGAGAGTAG
- a CDS encoding 3-phosphoshikimate 1-carboxyvinyltransferase — protein MLQNTDQTSVVTVTAPASKSLSHRYLIGAALAGGESTVRHTLESADLECTRAILCGAGARMEAFDASGNGAGNNSGGWRVQGLGGAPRGGRGRPLDCDVRESGTTCRLLTAVLAAGEGLFRIHGSERMHERPIGDLTDALTRLGAGVAFEGKPGCPPLLLQAHGLNPALADGIIHLGMDMSSQYFSGLLLAAPFCATPLSVELAGRKAVSWPYVGLTLQCLTDFGISFSVETRKNEAAPWQTLPEGDWRDLAEARPGCLRVTMRPGAYRPGDYTVEGDWSGASYFLAAGALGRRAVRVRGLRADSLQGDRAMLGILQKMGARLEVEPDAVTVYPSELHGVALDMGSCPDLVPTVAVLAAFAKGSTRISNVAHLRIKESDRINAPATELAKTGVTVDELSDGMLVSGTGGTGGMGGRLRNRPAAPRLPEGATLSAHNDHRMAMSLALLGLRDPGLRVRERLDDPTVVRKSFPRFWDVWSRLQ, from the coding sequence ATGCTTCAAAACACAGATCAGACTTCAGTCGTTACGGTCACGGCCCCGGCCTCCAAATCCCTGTCCCACCGCTACCTCATCGGCGCGGCCCTAGCCGGGGGCGAATCCACGGTGCGCCACACCTTGGAAAGCGCGGACCTGGAATGCACCAGGGCTATTCTTTGCGGCGCGGGCGCGCGCATGGAAGCGTTCGACGCCTCCGGCAACGGGGCGGGAAACAACAGCGGCGGCTGGCGGGTTCAGGGACTGGGCGGCGCGCCGCGCGGCGGCCGGGGGCGCCCCCTGGATTGCGACGTGCGCGAATCCGGCACCACCTGCCGCCTGCTCACGGCCGTGCTGGCCGCCGGTGAGGGCCTGTTCCGCATCCACGGCTCGGAACGCATGCACGAGCGCCCCATCGGCGATCTCACCGATGCCCTGACCCGCCTGGGCGCGGGCGTGGCCTTTGAGGGCAAACCCGGCTGCCCGCCCCTGCTGCTTCAGGCCCACGGGCTGAACCCCGCCCTTGCCGACGGCATAATCCACCTGGGCATGGATATGTCCAGCCAGTATTTTTCCGGCCTGCTGCTGGCCGCGCCGTTCTGCGCCACGCCGCTCAGCGTGGAGCTGGCCGGGCGCAAAGCCGTGTCCTGGCCCTATGTGGGCCTGACCCTGCAATGTCTGACGGATTTCGGCATCAGCTTCAGCGTGGAAACGCGCAAGAACGAGGCCGCCCCCTGGCAGACCCTGCCGGAAGGAGACTGGCGCGATCTGGCCGAGGCCCGCCCCGGCTGCCTGCGCGTCACTATGCGGCCCGGCGCATACCGGCCCGGCGACTATACGGTGGAGGGCGACTGGTCCGGCGCGTCCTATTTTCTGGCCGCGGGGGCCCTGGGCCGCAGGGCCGTGCGTGTGCGGGGCCTGCGTGCCGACTCTCTGCAGGGCGACCGCGCCATGCTGGGCATCCTTCAGAAAATGGGCGCGCGTCTGGAGGTGGAGCCCGACGCGGTCACGGTGTACCCCTCCGAACTGCACGGCGTGGCCCTGGACATGGGCTCCTGCCCGGACCTGGTGCCCACGGTGGCCGTGCTGGCCGCCTTTGCCAAGGGTTCCACGCGCATCAGCAACGTGGCCCATCTGCGGATCAAGGAGTCGGACCGCATCAACGCCCCGGCCACGGAACTGGCCAAGACGGGCGTGACCGTGGACGAACTTTCGGACGGCATGCTGGTCAGCGGGACAGGGGGAACGGGGGGCATGGGCGGGCGCCTCCGCAACAGGCCCGCCGCGCCGCGTCTGCCCGAAGGCGCGACGCTTTCCGCGCATAACGACCACCGCATGGCCATGTCCCTGGCCCTGCTGGGCCTGCGCGATCCCGGCCTGCGCGTGCGCGAGCGCCTGGACGACCCCACAGTGGTGCGCAAGTCCTTCCCGCGGTTCTGGGACGTCTGGAGCCGACTGCAATGA